In one window of Coralliovum pocilloporae DNA:
- a CDS encoding molybdopterin-dependent oxidoreductase yields the protein MSLAPATLAHAQDIILTISGKTADGTEKHYTLKDLETFQRHEVKTHTPWHSGLVHFEGVLLKDLLDDTGITSGDIRVIALNDYSALIPVSDAAAFGPVLAYKLNGTYMRIEDKGPLFMIYPFDDNPDLQVEAYHSRSVWQTRSIEAK from the coding sequence ATGAGTTTAGCGCCGGCAACACTGGCCCATGCGCAGGACATCATCCTGACCATCAGTGGCAAGACGGCAGATGGCACCGAGAAGCATTATACCCTGAAAGACCTGGAGACCTTCCAAAGGCACGAGGTGAAAACCCATACGCCCTGGCACAGCGGACTGGTGCATTTCGAGGGCGTTCTGCTGAAGGATCTTCTGGATGATACCGGCATCACCAGCGGCGATATCCGGGTTATCGCGCTGAATGACTACAGCGCCCTTATTCCGGTGTCCGATGCCGCCGCGTTTGGCCCCGTTCTGGCTTACAAGCTCAACGGCACTTACATGCGTATTGAGGACAAGGGTCCGCTCTTCATGATCTACCCGTTTGATGACAATCCTGACCTGCAGGTCGAGGCCTACCATTCGCGTTCCGTCTGGCAGACCCGATCCATTGAGGCAAAATGA
- a CDS encoding tetratricopeptide repeat protein, translated as MLIRVTLFLSLLAAPALADPTSQTDPGGTLNPEEMSMARVMENIRRGQTDMSSCAAGYLITKSGRHQMAREVFETCADAGYTGAMTWMAQLDNNGLGGDYNPDAATDWDRQAAAAGDPVGKFNYGLALLRGYGTKQDQEKGRRLIDEAAEDNLPVARRLRDADYDPDEVTPDADNWRYAPLF; from the coding sequence ATGCTGATTAGGGTCACACTGTTTCTGAGCCTTTTGGCGGCGCCTGCCCTTGCGGACCCGACCAGCCAGACTGATCCGGGCGGGACACTCAATCCCGAAGAAATGAGCATGGCACGGGTGATGGAGAATATCCGCCGTGGCCAGACCGACATGTCCTCCTGCGCCGCCGGGTATCTGATCACCAAGAGCGGTCGCCACCAGATGGCCCGGGAAGTGTTCGAGACCTGTGCGGATGCCGGTTATACCGGAGCCATGACCTGGATGGCGCAGCTGGACAATAACGGCCTTGGCGGAGACTACAATCCTGATGCCGCCACAGACTGGGACAGGCAGGCAGCGGCCGCAGGCGACCCGGTCGGCAAGTTCAATTACGGCCTCGCCCTTCTGCGCGGCTATGGCACAAAGCAGGACCAAGAGAAAGGCCGTCGCCTGATCGATGAGGCAGCAGAGGATAATCTTCCTGTTGCGCGTCGGCTCAGAGATGCAGACTATGACCCCGATGAGGTAACACCTGACGCCGATAACTGGCGCTATGCACCTTTGTTTTAG
- a CDS encoding substrate-binding periplasmic protein: MLKALAGPCVSLLLLIGVTDTALARCKDYVPQPKPQNASRDIVGQDLDTIHDRGFITFAAYEDFRPWSYEEAGKIKGVDIEIGRLIAEELGVEARFTLVSAGENLEADLRNWVWKGPIVGGAVANVMLHVPYDSEFACRVEQVVFTGQYHVEQVAIAYSEKAYPDDAPVPAYFRYDTVAVENDSIADFYLSSFPGGQLGQNVKRYPTVAEAMKALAEEETKAAMGPLAQLEAGLKDGLAVHTPPLPGFAVGSWTSGVAVHFAYRPLAYAVDDAIYAALQDGRIEQIFKAHGLSFRPPDVR, translated from the coding sequence ATGCTGAAGGCTCTCGCCGGACCCTGTGTCTCTCTCCTGCTGTTGATCGGCGTAACAGATACGGCGCTGGCCCGCTGCAAGGATTATGTGCCCCAGCCCAAGCCGCAGAATGCCTCGCGGGATATTGTAGGCCAGGATCTGGACACCATCCACGACCGGGGCTTCATCACCTTTGCAGCCTATGAGGATTTCCGGCCCTGGTCCTACGAGGAAGCCGGTAAGATCAAGGGTGTCGATATTGAAATTGGCCGCCTGATCGCCGAGGAACTCGGGGTCGAAGCACGGTTTACTCTTGTCTCGGCTGGAGAAAATCTTGAGGCTGATCTGAGAAACTGGGTGTGGAAAGGCCCGATTGTCGGCGGAGCCGTCGCCAATGTCATGCTGCATGTGCCCTATGACAGCGAATTTGCCTGCCGGGTGGAACAGGTGGTGTTCACCGGGCAGTATCACGTGGAGCAGGTGGCCATTGCCTATAGCGAAAAGGCCTATCCGGACGACGCCCCGGTGCCTGCCTATTTCCGCTATGACACAGTGGCGGTGGAGAACGATTCCATTGCCGATTTCTATCTCTCCTCTTTTCCCGGCGGCCAGCTTGGGCAGAATGTCAAACGCTACCCGACCGTGGCCGAGGCGATGAAAGCCCTGGCCGAAGAGGAAACAAAGGCCGCCATGGGGCCGCTGGCCCAACTGGAGGCCGGGCTGAAAGACGGGCTTGCGGTTCACACGCCTCCACTACCGGGATTTGCGGTTGGCTCCTGGACATCAGGCGTGGCCGTTCATTTCGCCTACAGGCCCCTGGCCTATGCGGTGGATGATGCCATCTATGCAGCTCTTCAGGATGGTCGGATAGAACAGATCTTCAAAGCCCACGGCCTCAGCTTCCGCCCGCCTGACGTGCGATAA
- the pedF gene encoding cytochrome c-550 PedF encodes MNRTILSVLGVIIATAMTPSLVHGHGDVAPQPVNTDALPDVGEEWLEENPYRGQSADVWTRAIEIGDSGYNQNCARCHGLGVVSGGLAPDLRYLEAELDGDEWYVERFQHGYTQNGITKMPAFGELLGQKAAWAIRTYIETRPGDGALDSVTPRLLEIRDQLKAMATGGDGDATALQSELSGIADGIETESGAPVADSVAFRAANILASAKPDFAKAAEVLTIGLSAAN; translated from the coding sequence ATGAACAGAACAATTCTGTCAGTCCTGGGCGTGATCATCGCCACTGCCATGACGCCATCGCTGGTACACGGGCATGGTGATGTGGCACCGCAGCCGGTTAACACGGATGCCTTGCCGGATGTGGGTGAGGAATGGCTGGAGGAGAACCCCTATCGCGGCCAGAGTGCAGATGTCTGGACCAGGGCCATCGAGATCGGCGATAGCGGTTATAACCAGAATTGCGCCCGTTGCCATGGGCTCGGTGTGGTCTCCGGTGGTCTTGCTCCTGATCTCCGCTATCTGGAAGCAGAGCTGGACGGCGACGAATGGTATGTGGAGCGGTTCCAGCATGGCTATACCCAGAACGGCATTACCAAGATGCCGGCCTTTGGCGAACTCCTGGGTCAGAAAGCCGCCTGGGCAATCCGTACCTATATCGAAACCCGCCCCGGTGATGGTGCGCTCGACAGCGTAACCCCGCGCCTGCTCGAAATCCGTGACCAGCTGAAAGCCATGGCCACAGGCGGTGATGGCGATGCCACAGCCCTTCAGTCCGAGCTGTCAGGCATTGCCGATGGCATTGAGACGGAATCCGGCGCGCCTGTTGCAGACAGTGTTGCCTTCAGGGCCGCCAATATTCTGGCCTCCGCCAAGCCGGACTTTGCAAAGGCCGCGGAAGTGCTTACCATCGGCCTGTCGGCAGCGAATTAG
- a CDS encoding ABC transporter substrate-binding protein, translated as MRSLISFLAGFVLLSQAAMAEIAVPMVYLKQQVDLPPTLSNLDPVPDDLGESGARLGLADNLTTGGFLGHQYSLETVYVPVGGDVLAAAREALARSSFLVLDAPDVVLTAIADLPEAKTALLFNASSASNVLRGEACRANLFHTLPSYQMRSDALMQFARARRWDSLALIAGAHSGDKAFAEALRKSAVKFGLDIDAEKTWLFDADMRRNAAQEVPLFTQDLGDYDLLLIADELHDFGRYVAYNTWRPRPIAGSEGLRPVTWAPVVEQWGAAQLQSRFRKQADRPMQSRDYAAWAAVRVIGEAVTRTNGAEPEALRAFILSDQFELAGFKGRPLSFRTWNGQLRQPIPLVTERALAAQAPLEGYLHEHNELDTLGIDKPESACRAFQ; from the coding sequence ATGCGCAGTCTCATCAGCTTTCTGGCTGGTTTTGTGCTTCTGTCACAGGCCGCAATGGCGGAAATCGCCGTGCCGATGGTCTATCTCAAGCAGCAGGTGGACCTGCCGCCAACCCTGTCCAATCTTGACCCGGTGCCGGATGACCTGGGCGAGAGCGGAGCCCGGCTGGGGCTCGCGGACAATCTCACCACCGGCGGCTTTCTGGGGCATCAATACAGCCTCGAGACCGTGTATGTGCCGGTGGGTGGTGATGTGCTTGCTGCAGCCCGTGAGGCCCTTGCCCGCTCATCCTTTCTTGTTCTGGATGCGCCGGACGTCGTGCTGACAGCCATTGCCGATTTGCCTGAAGCAAAGACTGCGCTGTTGTTCAACGCATCAAGCGCCAGCAATGTCTTGAGAGGGGAGGCCTGCCGGGCCAATCTGTTTCACACTCTGCCATCCTATCAGATGCGCAGTGATGCCCTGATGCAGTTTGCCCGTGCCAGACGCTGGGATAGTCTGGCACTGATTGCAGGCGCGCATTCGGGAGACAAGGCCTTTGCCGAAGCGCTACGCAAGAGTGCGGTCAAGTTCGGCCTCGATATCGACGCAGAAAAGACCTGGCTGTTTGACGCGGATATGCGCCGCAATGCGGCTCAGGAAGTGCCTCTGTTCACCCAGGATCTGGGCGATTATGACCTGTTGCTGATTGCCGATGAGCTGCACGATTTTGGCCGCTATGTGGCCTATAACACCTGGCGTCCGCGCCCGATTGCCGGCTCTGAGGGCCTGCGTCCCGTGACCTGGGCCCCGGTGGTGGAGCAATGGGGTGCAGCCCAGCTTCAGAGCCGGTTCCGCAAACAGGCAGACCGGCCCATGCAATCACGGGATTATGCGGCCTGGGCTGCGGTGCGGGTGATTGGCGAAGCGGTGACGCGCACCAATGGGGCCGAGCCTGAGGCGCTACGGGCGTTCATTCTGTCAGACCAGTTCGAGCTTGCGGGTTTCAAGGGACGGCCCCTGAGCTTCCGGACCTGGAATGGTCAGCTGCGCCAGCCCATTCCGCTGGTGACCGAGCGGGCGCTTGCGGCCCAGGCCCCGCTTGAAGGCTATCTGCATGAGCATAACGAGCTCGATACACTCGGCATCGACAAGCCGGAAAGCGCCTGCCGGGCGTTTCAGTAA
- a CDS encoding YVTN family beta-propeller repeat protein, which yields MALSRLLTATALVALMSAPVAQAAEIWVTNEKDDTISVIDIATLEVTRTIPTGERPRGITFSKDFSRVYICASDSDTVQVMDPETGKILHELPSGEDPEQFVLHPNDRHLYIANEDDAVTTVVDTETRTVIAQINVGIEPEGMAVSPDGRIAITTSETTNMAHWIDTETRKLFANTLVDSRPRHAEFAAGGKELWVSSEIGGTITVFETETQAEKGKIRFEVKGVHPDRVQPVGFEFTADEKTVFVALGPSNHVAVVNAETLEVEDYILVGRRVWHMAFSPDKSMLFTTNGVSGDVTVIDVAKREAIKSIKVGRFPWGAALRP from the coding sequence ATGGCTTTGTCGCGTCTGCTCACAGCAACGGCCCTTGTGGCCCTGATGAGCGCTCCTGTAGCGCAGGCTGCCGAAATCTGGGTGACCAATGAGAAGGATGACACAATCAGCGTCATCGATATCGCCACTCTGGAGGTGACCCGCACCATCCCCACCGGCGAGCGGCCGCGGGGTATCACCTTCAGCAAGGATTTCAGTCGCGTCTATATCTGCGCTTCAGACAGCGACACCGTGCAGGTGATGGACCCGGAGACGGGCAAAATTCTCCATGAGTTGCCGTCAGGGGAAGACCCCGAGCAGTTTGTGCTGCATCCCAATGACCGGCATCTCTATATCGCCAATGAAGATGATGCGGTGACAACCGTGGTGGACACGGAAACCCGCACGGTGATTGCCCAGATCAATGTGGGTATTGAGCCTGAGGGCATGGCCGTGTCGCCGGATGGCAGGATTGCCATCACCACATCTGAAACCACCAATATGGCTCACTGGATAGACACCGAAACCCGCAAGTTGTTTGCCAATACGCTGGTGGATTCCCGTCCCCGCCACGCGGAATTTGCCGCAGGCGGCAAGGAGCTGTGGGTGAGCTCAGAAATCGGCGGCACCATCACCGTGTTCGAGACCGAAACCCAGGCCGAGAAGGGCAAGATCCGCTTCGAGGTGAAGGGCGTGCATCCGGACCGGGTCCAGCCCGTGGGCTTTGAGTTTACCGCTGACGAGAAGACCGTTTTCGTCGCGCTCGGGCCATCCAACCATGTGGCGGTGGTGAATGCCGAGACCCTTGAGGTTGAGGACTATATTCTGGTGGGGCGCCGGGTCTGGCACATGGCCTTTTCGCCCGACAAATCCATGCTGTTCACCACCAATGGCGTCTCCGGTGATGTGACGGTTATCGATGTGGCCAAGCGCGAAGCCATCAAGTCAATCAAGGTGGGTCGTTTCCCATGGGGCGCGGCGCTGAGACCATAA
- a CDS encoding ABC transporter ATP-binding protein, with product MTGLCVHNLSYAYGSKQALDDVSFAVQPGQFCALLGPNGAGKSTLYSLLTRLFTSPDGRIEIAGISLDDAPREALRRMGIVFQQPTLDLDLTVRHNLTYFAALHGLSGRRAETRIDAVLDRLAMGGRAREVVRRLNGGHRRRLEIARSLIHEPDILLLDEPTVGLDAATRRAITDHVHDLSEADGLTVLWATHLTDEIRDTDQVLILHQGRVLRDGVAGTLRGDSSLADMFLTLTGEAG from the coding sequence GTGACAGGACTATGCGTCCACAATCTCTCCTATGCCTATGGATCGAAGCAGGCGCTTGATGATGTCAGCTTCGCGGTCCAGCCCGGGCAGTTCTGCGCGCTTCTCGGCCCCAATGGTGCCGGGAAGTCGACGCTTTATTCCCTGCTGACACGTCTGTTCACCAGCCCCGACGGGCGGATCGAGATTGCCGGTATCAGCCTTGATGATGCGCCGCGTGAGGCGCTTCGGCGCATGGGGATTGTCTTCCAGCAGCCGACCCTGGATCTGGACCTCACCGTCCGGCACAATCTGACCTATTTTGCCGCGCTGCATGGCCTCTCGGGCAGGCGGGCTGAAACCCGTATTGATGCGGTGCTTGACCGGCTGGCCATGGGGGGCCGGGCCCGTGAAGTGGTGCGCCGGTTGAATGGCGGTCACAGGCGCAGGCTGGAAATTGCCCGCAGTCTTATCCATGAACCCGATATCCTGTTGCTGGACGAACCGACCGTGGGGCTGGATGCGGCCACCCGCCGGGCCATTACCGATCATGTGCATGATCTGTCCGAGGCAGACGGGCTGACAGTGCTCTGGGCCACTCACCTGACCGATGAAATCCGGGATACGGACCAGGTGCTGATCCTGCATCAGGGCAGGGTGCTGCGGGATGGGGTGGCCGGTACCCTGCGCGGGGACAGTTCTCTGGCTGACATGTTCCTGACCCTGACCGGAGAGGCCGGATGA
- a CDS encoding ABC transporter permease, with protein MSAYLIVLRAIILREAFRFVGQRSRFIAALVRPLLWLVVFAAGFRAALGLSITPPYQTYTTYEVYIVPGLCGMILLFNSMQSSLSLVYDREMGSMRLLLTSPMPRWWLLVCRLLASTVISILQVYTFLAIVALYGIRFDPLGYLAILPALLIAGPMLGALGLALSSTIRQLENFAGVMNFVIFPMFFLSSALYPLWKMAESSELLHDICAVNPFTHAVELIRFALYLQFNGPALGWTILATALLLALALWGYDPTRGMRR; from the coding sequence ATGAGCGCTTATCTGATTGTGCTCCGGGCCATCATCCTGAGGGAGGCATTCCGCTTTGTGGGCCAGCGCAGCCGGTTCATCGCGGCCCTTGTGCGCCCGTTGCTCTGGCTTGTGGTTTTTGCCGCAGGATTTCGGGCGGCGCTGGGCCTGTCGATCACGCCGCCCTATCAGACCTACACCACCTATGAGGTCTATATCGTGCCGGGCCTCTGCGGCATGATCCTGCTGTTCAACAGCATGCAGAGCTCCCTGTCGCTGGTCTATGACCGGGAAATGGGGTCAATGCGCCTGCTGCTCACAAGCCCCATGCCGCGCTGGTGGCTGCTGGTCTGCCGGTTGCTGGCCAGCACGGTGATTTCTATCCTGCAGGTTTATACCTTTCTGGCCATTGTGGCGCTCTATGGCATCCGGTTTGACCCGCTCGGCTATCTCGCCATCCTGCCCGCGCTGCTGATTGCCGGGCCAATGCTGGGTGCCCTGGGACTGGCACTGTCGTCCACCATTCGCCAGCTTGAGAATTTCGCCGGGGTGATGAATTTCGTCATCTTCCCGATGTTTTTCTTATCCAGCGCGCTCTATCCCTTGTGGAAGATGGCCGAAAGCTCTGAGCTGCTGCATGATATCTGTGCAGTCAATCCTTTCACCCACGCCGTCGAGCTGATCCGCTTCGCGCTCTATCTCCAGTTCAACGGCCCGGCGCTCGGCTGGACTATCCTCGCCACAGCCCTGCTGCTGGCCTTAGCCCTCTGGGGCTACGACCCCACCCGCGGCATGCGACGATGA
- a CDS encoding DUF7684 family protein, producing the protein MLRYKHLLPEKDISILDEKLSYKCVLLSEMKATASYRNSLCRQLINSGCKYFMAWGTECETWHDSMDTAVLEKSNYDEVPADEMVITTWHDGESIVDVLRFAKIDACKSYTDEPLNELLVLDTSEQNRKAVVQEYFENTR; encoded by the coding sequence ATGCTCAGATACAAACATTTGCTGCCGGAGAAAGACATTTCAATTCTGGATGAAAAGCTTTCATACAAATGCGTCTTGCTTTCTGAAATGAAAGCAACTGCATCTTATCGTAACAGTTTATGCCGCCAATTGATCAATAGCGGATGTAAATATTTTATGGCTTGGGGGACAGAATGCGAGACTTGGCATGATAGTATGGATACAGCAGTTCTTGAAAAATCCAATTATGATGAAGTTCCTGCCGATGAAATGGTGATAACCACATGGCACGACGGTGAATCAATCGTAGACGTACTACGGTTTGCAAAAATTGATGCGTGTAAATCCTATACAGATGAACCACTTAACGAGCTGCTGGTTCTGGATACCTCAGAGCAAAATCGAAAGGCCGTTGTTCAAGAGTATTTTGAAAATACCCGTTAG
- a CDS encoding alpha/beta hydrolase yields MRTAIHFPSEGAMLAGYHYSHGRTGRPIVVMCHGTSATITMVIDAYAEAIFSAGFDVLLYDNRNFGQSGGEPRQEINPWIQARGYRDAVAFLRQTHPPETPVVLWGDSYTAGLALIAGALIDNVAAIIAQIPVCGADWPEGPVDGSAFDVMSALFSDGDVSGGPDQTTGPMPVVSPDQLNNPSILTPIQAFRWFIEYGGRHGSGWQNRVTRVIPATPVPCSPLITAPHLTMPVQMMIGRDDEMIHCNPDLQRAVFDRIPGEKELIEIDGGHFGLLWHPGALFNQAAKAQTDFLRRVFDVSLQTPNATPSMALDLECE; encoded by the coding sequence ATGAGAACAGCAATCCATTTCCCATCAGAAGGCGCAATGCTCGCCGGGTACCATTACAGCCATGGCCGGACGGGAAGGCCGATCGTGGTCATGTGCCACGGCACAAGCGCCACCATCACCATGGTCATCGATGCTTATGCAGAAGCGATCTTCAGCGCCGGTTTTGATGTTCTGCTCTATGACAACAGGAATTTCGGCCAGAGCGGCGGCGAACCAAGACAGGAAATCAACCCCTGGATTCAGGCACGCGGCTATCGCGATGCGGTGGCTTTTCTGCGGCAGACCCATCCTCCGGAGACACCCGTCGTTCTGTGGGGCGACAGCTACACGGCCGGTCTGGCCCTGATTGCAGGTGCTCTGATCGACAACGTCGCCGCCATCATTGCCCAGATACCGGTCTGCGGTGCTGACTGGCCGGAGGGGCCGGTAGACGGGTCTGCTTTTGACGTCATGAGCGCTCTCTTTTCAGACGGAGATGTCAGCGGTGGACCGGACCAGACCACGGGCCCGATGCCGGTGGTCTCGCCGGATCAGCTCAACAATCCGTCCATCCTGACACCCATCCAGGCCTTCCGCTGGTTCATCGAATATGGGGGGCGGCACGGCAGCGGCTGGCAGAACAGGGTGACCCGCGTCATCCCGGCAACGCCGGTGCCGTGCTCTCCGCTCATCACCGCGCCCCATCTCACCATGCCGGTCCAGATGATGATCGGGCGCGATGACGAAATGATCCACTGCAACCCCGACCTGCAACGCGCCGTCTTCGACAGGATCCCCGGCGAAAAAGAGCTGATAGAAATCGACGGCGGCCATTTCGGCCTGCTCTGGCATCCAGGCGCACTCTTCAACCAGGCAGCCAAAGCCCAGACCGATTTCCTCCGCCGGGTCTTTGATGTGTCTCTGCAAACCCCAAATGCGACACCCTCGATGGCTCTCGACTTAGAGTGTGAGTAG
- a CDS encoding alpha/beta fold hydrolase, which yields MTSEAALPPQDISFVTTEDGTQIAVAGMGRGPVILKAATWLSHVSRDPDSPVWQHWLAEFSRSHRFIRYDLRGCGLSDRSVDTISFEAWLSDLEAVAATLDEPFTLLGMSQGAALAIAYALRHPNKVERLVLIGAYAQGLLARITDGNEALEAETLLNLARLGWGRDVPAFNQVFTNLFIPDGTARQHKWWQDLERETSSPETAVETLKVLHRIDVLEEARKLSLPTLVFHARHDARIPFDEGRRLAAAMPRAEFVPLDSANHILLDHEPAWVMFCSRVRAFLAGPDTDTSTSNGTCIDDTFGLTRAETAVAELIARGLSNSDIADTLGKSEKTVRNQVSIIYDKTGVRSRSELIVSLLSA from the coding sequence ATGACGTCAGAAGCAGCATTGCCGCCGCAGGATATCTCGTTTGTCACCACAGAGGATGGCACGCAGATAGCGGTTGCGGGGATGGGCAGGGGGCCTGTCATCCTGAAGGCCGCAACCTGGCTGAGCCACGTTTCCCGCGACCCCGACAGCCCGGTCTGGCAGCACTGGCTGGCTGAATTCTCGCGCAGCCACCGGTTCATTCGCTATGACTTGAGGGGCTGTGGCCTGTCTGACCGATCCGTGGACACAATCAGTTTCGAGGCCTGGCTGTCTGATCTGGAAGCGGTGGCCGCCACGCTCGATGAGCCTTTCACCTTGCTTGGCATGTCCCAGGGCGCCGCTCTGGCCATCGCCTATGCCCTGCGCCATCCCAACAAGGTCGAACGCCTTGTGCTGATCGGGGCCTATGCGCAGGGGCTTCTGGCCCGGATTACAGACGGGAATGAAGCGCTTGAGGCCGAGACCCTGTTGAACCTGGCAAGGCTTGGCTGGGGGCGGGATGTTCCGGCCTTCAATCAGGTGTTCACCAACCTGTTTATTCCCGACGGAACCGCCAGACAGCACAAATGGTGGCAGGATCTGGAGCGCGAGACCTCATCGCCCGAAACAGCCGTTGAAACGCTCAAGGTGCTGCACCGGATTGATGTGCTGGAAGAGGCCCGCAAACTCAGCCTACCAACCCTTGTCTTCCACGCGCGACACGATGCGCGGATCCCCTTTGATGAAGGCCGCAGGCTGGCCGCCGCCATGCCCCGGGCCGAATTTGTGCCGCTTGACAGTGCCAACCATATTCTGCTCGACCACGAACCGGCCTGGGTAATGTTCTGTTCACGGGTGCGGGCCTTCCTTGCAGGACCCGACACCGACACCAGCACCAGCAACGGCACCTGTATCGATGACACGTTTGGCCTGACTAGGGCAGAAACCGCCGTCGCAGAACTGATCGCGCGCGGGCTCAGCAATTCAGACATTGCCGATACTCTGGGGAAGAGCGAGAAAACCGTCCGGAACCAGGTTTCCATCATCTATGACAAAACAGGCGTCCGCTCCCGGTCCGAGCTGATTGTCAGCCTCCTGTCTGCCTGA
- a CDS encoding HD domain-containing protein has product MPDKLEALLNGLRLESSSPVANVEVRQDVDQIYKLFDLERTIRFFGQRYWESESRFESARPGLLQLENVAAHSFQVANTVMLLGGRFPNLDVSRAIELAIVHDQLEMITGDKDPVGRYGDGSDTHAFGVSEREAKTAEEEAALTDFVSNLAPSAAGCYYDLISEVTAEKTIEAKFVKAVDKLQALAFVRVKKVGDIGPSHLSFTIRYSREGAKKFPELQQYFSLILKDLLTDVEQVFPASFHSYCQIASDILDGDFVPPRDQLMRVALIGKSGVGKSTVAKLLNYHVGAERVSSGAICRQIAKLLFGNDDKSTTQTLDDVLTKIDSSIFLNAALLTAPVGRSICLDSLRFKSDYEIARKRGFTIVRVIASDDVRVTRLAERGQGFDLVKDGSHRSETELDHVDVDYTVDNSGNIDALEASVRPLIGY; this is encoded by the coding sequence TTGCCTGACAAACTTGAAGCACTCTTGAACGGCCTGAGGTTAGAATCCTCTAGCCCTGTCGCCAACGTGGAAGTTAGGCAAGACGTAGACCAAATCTATAAGTTGTTCGACCTAGAGCGCACGATACGGTTTTTTGGGCAGCGATATTGGGAAAGTGAAAGCCGCTTCGAGAGTGCAAGACCCGGATTGTTGCAATTAGAAAATGTCGCGGCGCATTCTTTTCAGGTTGCCAATACTGTTATGCTTTTGGGAGGTCGGTTTCCAAATCTCGACGTTAGTAGAGCAATCGAATTAGCCATCGTTCACGACCAACTTGAGATGATTACCGGGGACAAAGACCCAGTAGGGAGATATGGTGACGGTTCAGATACTCACGCATTCGGTGTGTCCGAACGGGAGGCAAAAACTGCCGAAGAAGAAGCAGCACTTACTGACTTTGTGAGTAATCTAGCTCCGAGCGCTGCTGGTTGCTACTACGATCTGATCTCTGAGGTGACTGCCGAGAAAACGATCGAAGCAAAATTTGTCAAAGCCGTCGATAAGCTACAAGCTTTGGCTTTTGTTAGGGTCAAAAAGGTTGGCGATATCGGCCCCTCTCATCTTTCTTTCACTATCAGATATTCACGAGAAGGAGCTAAGAAATTTCCTGAATTGCAACAATATTTTAGCTTGATTTTGAAGGATCTCTTAACTGATGTAGAACAAGTTTTTCCTGCGAGTTTTCACTCCTATTGCCAGATTGCTAGCGACATTTTGGATGGCGATTTTGTTCCACCACGAGACCAGTTGATGCGAGTTGCTCTGATTGGTAAGTCTGGTGTGGGTAAGTCGACCGTGGCTAAGCTGCTAAACTACCACGTGGGAGCAGAAAGGGTTTCTTCTGGTGCGATATGCCGGCAGATCGCAAAACTGCTTTTTGGCAATGACGACAAGTCTACTACTCAAACACTTGATGATGTCCTAACAAAGATTGATTCATCAATCTTTTTGAATGCTGCACTGCTTACCGCGCCAGTAGGGCGTTCGATATGTTTAGATTCTCTACGGTTTAAGTCTGATTACGAAATAGCTAGGAAACGTGGTTTCACGATCGTAAGGGTGATCGCATCTGATGACGTGAGGGTAACAAGACTGGCTGAACGTGGTCAGGGGTTCGACTTGGTGAAAGATGGCTCACATCGGTCTGAAACTGAATTAGACCATGTGGACGTGGATTATACTGTCGATAATAGTGGAAATATTGATGCGCTTGAAGCCTCCGTAAGGCCTCTGATCGGCTATTAA